From Thermus albus, one genomic window encodes:
- a CDS encoding efflux RND transporter periplasmic adaptor subunit: MPKAHIFPLALGLTLFLLGACAPKREAPSQAPGKPQALEVRTVPAQRGLLEREVRASATLQAEKDSLVAAGASGRVLRTLPPGTRVQAGEGVVFLDPAPFQETLEAARLNLKQAEANLERGRNQLSGNQAALKAQLQAAEAQLQAAKRRYEEGQTLLSVGALAPLDLKVLEAQYRQAESAYQNAKEALSRLERAEDIRLLELQVEAARLQVRQAERNLRESVVRAPFAGEVVEVMVKEGEFVGAGSRAFRLATTERLLAKLYLPPDQAASLTPETPFLLRQNGREVAARLLRKTDLPGQTRLVEVVLKPEGTLLPGPAEVRYRLRLAEGILLPLASIQIRNGEARVFVVKEGKAQSLPVRLLAQEAGQAAVAGVEPNSLVIHPVPEGLKDNDPVEVVR, encoded by the coding sequence ATGCCCAAAGCCCATATCTTCCCCCTTGCCCTAGGCCTCACCCTCTTCCTCCTGGGCGCCTGCGCCCCCAAGAGGGAGGCCCCTTCCCAGGCCCCAGGGAAACCCCAGGCCCTGGAGGTTCGCACGGTCCCCGCCCAAAGGGGCCTTCTGGAGCGGGAGGTCCGGGCCTCCGCCACCTTGCAGGCGGAAAAGGATAGCCTGGTGGCGGCAGGCGCCTCGGGGAGGGTCCTAAGAACCCTTCCCCCCGGCACCCGGGTACAGGCGGGGGAGGGGGTGGTCTTTTTGGACCCCGCCCCCTTCCAGGAGACCCTGGAGGCCGCAAGGCTGAACCTAAAGCAAGCCGAGGCCAACCTGGAGCGCGGCCGAAACCAGCTTTCGGGGAACCAGGCCGCCCTCAAGGCCCAGCTCCAGGCGGCGGAGGCCCAGCTCCAGGCGGCCAAAAGGCGCTATGAGGAGGGCCAGACCCTGCTTTCGGTGGGGGCCTTGGCCCCCTTGGACCTCAAGGTCCTCGAGGCCCAGTACCGCCAGGCGGAAAGCGCCTACCAAAACGCCAAGGAGGCCCTTTCCCGCCTGGAGCGGGCCGAGGACATCCGGCTTCTGGAGCTCCAGGTGGAGGCCGCCAGGCTTCAGGTGCGCCAGGCGGAAAGGAATCTGAGGGAAAGCGTGGTCCGGGCTCCCTTCGCCGGGGAAGTGGTGGAGGTCATGGTTAAGGAGGGGGAGTTCGTGGGAGCGGGAAGCCGGGCCTTCCGCCTGGCCACCACGGAGCGCCTCCTGGCCAAGCTGTACCTTCCCCCAGACCAGGCCGCTTCCCTTACGCCCGAAACCCCTTTCCTCCTTAGGCAAAATGGCCGGGAGGTGGCGGCCCGCCTCTTGCGCAAAACCGATCTGCCGGGCCAGACCCGGCTGGTGGAGGTGGTCCTGAAGCCGGAGGGCACGCTTCTCCCAGGCCCCGCCGAGGTGCGCTACCGCCTAAGGCTGGCCGAGGGCATCCTCCTTCCCTTAGCCAGCATCCAGATCCGGAATGGGGAGGCCCGGGTCTTTGTGGTCAAGGAGGGCAAGGCCCAAAGCCTTCCCGTGCGCCTCTTGGCCCAGGAGGCCGGCCAGGCGGCGGTGGCGGGCGTGGAACCCAATAGCCTGGTGATCCATCCTGTCCCCGAAGGCCTTAAGGACAACGACCCCGTGGAGGTGGTCCGGTGA